Proteins from a genomic interval of Lelliottia amnigena:
- the mreB gene encoding Rod shape-determining protein mreB gives MLKKFRGMFSNDLSIDLGTANTLIYVKGQGIVLNEPSVVAIRQDRAGSPKSVAAVGHDAKQMLGRTPGNIAAIRPMKDGVIADFFVTEKMLQHFIKQVHSNSFMRPSPRVLVCVPVGATQVERRAIRESAQGAGAREVFLIEEPMAAAIGAGLPVSEATGSMVVDIGGGTTEVAVISLNGVVYSSSVRIGGDRFDEAIINYVRRNYGSLIGEATAERIKHEIGSAYPGDEVREIEVRGRNLAEGVPRGFTLNSNEILEALQEPLTGIVSAVMVALEQCPPELASDISERGMVLTGGGALLRNLDRLLMEETGIPVVVAEDPLTCVARGGGKALEMIDMHGGDLFSEE, from the coding sequence ATGTTGAAAAAATTTCGTGGCATGTTTTCCAATGACCTGTCCATTGACCTGGGTACTGCGAATACCCTGATTTATGTTAAAGGACAAGGCATCGTATTGAATGAGCCTTCCGTTGTGGCCATTCGTCAGGATCGTGCCGGCTCCCCTAAAAGTGTGGCAGCCGTAGGACATGATGCGAAGCAGATGCTGGGTCGTACCCCAGGTAACATCGCCGCGATCCGCCCAATGAAAGATGGCGTTATCGCTGACTTCTTCGTCACCGAAAAAATGCTTCAGCACTTCATCAAACAGGTTCACAGCAATAGCTTCATGCGCCCAAGTCCGCGCGTGCTGGTTTGTGTGCCGGTGGGTGCGACTCAGGTTGAGCGTCGTGCGATCCGTGAGTCTGCTCAGGGTGCGGGTGCGCGTGAAGTCTTCCTGATTGAAGAGCCAATGGCTGCTGCAATCGGTGCGGGTCTTCCGGTTTCCGAAGCGACGGGTTCCATGGTGGTGGATATCGGTGGCGGTACCACAGAAGTGGCGGTTATCTCCCTGAACGGCGTGGTTTATTCCTCCTCCGTGCGTATCGGTGGTGACCGTTTCGATGAAGCCATTATTAATTATGTGCGCCGTAATTACGGCTCTCTGATTGGTGAAGCCACCGCAGAGCGAATTAAGCACGAAATCGGTTCCGCTTATCCTGGCGACGAAGTCCGCGAAATTGAAGTTCGTGGTCGTAACCTGGCTGAAGGTGTTCCGCGTGGCTTTACCCTGAACTCCAACGAAATCCTGGAAGCGCTGCAAGAGCCGCTGACCGGTATCGTTAGCGCGGTGATGGTTGCGCTGGAGCAGTGCCCACCAGAACTGGCTTCCGACATCTCCGAACGCGGTATGGTTCTGACCGGTGGTGGTGCGCTGCTGCGTAACCTCGACCGCCTGTTAATGGAAGAGACAGGTATTCCTGTCGTAGTTGCAGAAGATCCACTGACTTGCGTAGCCCGTGGCGGCGGCAAGGCGCTGGAAATGATCGACATGCACGGCGGCGACTTGTTCAGCGAAGAGTAG
- the csrD gene encoding regulatory protein CsrD, translating to MRLSTKFSAFITLLTGLTIFVTLIGCSLSFYNAIQDKLTNRVQSVASVIDTRLVTSTLPALSQQLDEIMVPVDIVHIDILQGSNVVLSHARQSSYRPVGTLPQYRELTVQSLKSPGMSIRLVYQDPMANYFRSLMTTAPLTFAVGFMVILIFLAVRWLRRQLSGQELLESRSLRILNGERGAKVRGSVYEWPSRTSSALDVLLSEIQFASEQRSRMDTLIRSYAAQDNKTGLNNRLFFDNQLGTLLEDPEKVGTHGVVMIIRLPDFDLLRDTWGRSVAEDHLFTLINLLSTFIMRYPGALLARYHRSDFAVLLPHRTLKESESIASQLLKAVDALPQTKMLDRDDMVHIGICAWRGGQQTQQVMEHAEAATRNAVLQGANSWAIYDDSLPEKGRGNVRWRTLIEQMLSRGGPRIYQKPAVLRNGQVHHRELMCRLFDGTEEVISAEYLPMVLQFGLSEEYDRQQISRLIPFLSFWPEENLALQVTVESLIRPRFQRWLRDVLMQCEKSQRKRIIFELAEADVCQHISRLQPVVRLLNALGVRIAVTQAGLTLVSTSWIKELDVELLKLHPGLVRNIEKRAENQLLVQSLVEACKGTQTQVFATGIRSRSEWQMLTERGVAGGQGDFIASSQPLDSNVKKYLQRYSV from the coding sequence ATGCGATTATCGACGAAATTTTCGGCTTTTATTACGTTGCTGACGGGGTTAACCATCTTTGTCACCCTGATAGGCTGTTCGCTCAGCTTTTATAACGCCATTCAGGACAAGTTAACGAATCGAGTGCAGTCTGTCGCGTCCGTCATCGACACGCGACTCGTAACATCAACCCTTCCCGCGCTTTCGCAGCAGCTTGATGAAATCATGGTGCCGGTAGATATCGTCCATATCGACATCCTACAGGGAAGTAACGTCGTCCTCAGCCATGCTCGGCAAAGCAGCTATCGTCCGGTGGGCACGCTCCCTCAGTACCGCGAGCTCACGGTGCAATCATTAAAAAGCCCAGGCATGTCTATCCGGTTGGTCTATCAGGACCCGATGGCAAATTATTTCCGTTCGTTGATGACTACCGCGCCGCTGACTTTCGCGGTGGGCTTTATGGTGATACTGATTTTTCTGGCTGTGCGCTGGCTGCGACGTCAGCTTTCCGGGCAGGAGCTGCTGGAATCACGCTCCCTGCGCATTTTAAACGGAGAGCGAGGCGCGAAAGTGCGCGGCTCGGTCTATGAGTGGCCGTCGCGTACCAGCAGTGCGCTCGATGTTTTACTCTCTGAAATTCAGTTTGCCAGCGAGCAGCGCAGCCGGATGGATACGCTGATTCGATCGTATGCCGCGCAGGATAATAAAACCGGTCTAAACAACCGCCTTTTCTTTGATAATCAACTGGGAACGCTGCTGGAAGATCCTGAAAAGGTTGGGACGCACGGGGTGGTGATGATCATCCGCCTGCCCGATTTCGATTTGCTGCGCGATACCTGGGGTCGGTCAGTGGCAGAAGATCACCTCTTCACGCTGATTAATCTGTTATCGACATTTATTATGCGCTATCCCGGCGCGCTACTGGCCCGCTATCACCGCAGTGATTTCGCCGTACTGTTACCGCACCGCACGCTGAAAGAGTCAGAAAGTATCGCCAGCCAGTTACTGAAAGCGGTTGATGCACTCCCGCAAACCAAAATGCTCGATCGCGATGACATGGTCCATATCGGGATTTGCGCCTGGCGTGGCGGGCAGCAGACGCAACAGGTCATGGAGCATGCCGAAGCGGCAACGCGCAACGCTGTGTTGCAGGGCGCAAATAGCTGGGCGATTTATGACGATTCTTTGCCAGAAAAGGGGCGCGGAAACGTACGTTGGCGTACGCTTATTGAGCAAATGCTGAGCCGAGGCGGACCCCGGATTTATCAGAAGCCAGCGGTCCTGCGTAACGGCCAGGTTCATCATCGTGAATTAATGTGTCGCCTCTTTGACGGAACCGAAGAGGTCATTTCCGCCGAATATCTGCCGATGGTGCTACAGTTTGGTCTCTCTGAAGAATACGACCGTCAACAAATCTCGCGCCTTATCCCATTTTTATCTTTCTGGCCTGAAGAAAATCTGGCATTACAGGTTACGGTAGAGTCGCTGATTCGCCCGCGTTTTCAACGCTGGTTGCGTGATGTCTTAATGCAATGCGAAAAATCGCAACGTAAACGCATTATTTTTGAACTTGCAGAGGCAGATGTCTGTCAACATATCAGCCGCTTACAGCCTGTGGTCCGTTTGTTGAATGCGCTTGGCGTACGCATCGCGGTGACCCAGGCAGGTTTAACCCTGGTCAGTACCAGCTGGATCAAAGAACTGGATGTCGAACTTTTGAAGCTGCATCCGGGGCTGGTCAGGAATATTGAAAAGCGCGCAGAAAACCAACTTTTGGTTCAGAGTCTGGTCGAAGCCTGCAAGGGTACGCAGACGCAAGTCTTCGCCACGGGCATACGTTCACGGAGTGAATGGCAGATGTTGACGGAGCGCGGTGTGGCGGGTGGTCAAGGGGATTTTATTGCGTCCTCTCAGCCGCTTGACAGCAATGTGAAAAAATATTTGCAAAGATACTCTGTTTGA
- the yhdH gene encoding alcohol dehydrogenase: MQALILEQQDGKTLASVQSIEATRLPEGDVTVDIDWSSLNYKDALAITGKGKIIRNFPMVPGIDFSGHVHASEDPRFHVGQQVLLTGWGVGENHWGGLAAQARVKGDWLVPMPKGMDGRKAMIIGTAGFTAMLCVMALEDAGIRPESGEIVVTGASGGVGSTAITLLHKLGYQVAAVSGRESTHDYLRSLGANRILGREEFAETRPLEKQIWAGAVDTVGDKVLAKLLAQMNYGGCVAACGLAGGFALPTTVMPFILRNVRLQGVDSVMTPAARRTQAWERLVRDLPESFYTQSATEISLGQAPEFAEKIMDNQFHGRALVKIA, from the coding sequence ATGCAGGCATTGATCTTAGAACAACAAGACGGCAAAACCCTGGCGTCGGTTCAATCCATCGAGGCGACCCGCTTGCCTGAAGGCGACGTCACCGTTGACATTGACTGGTCCAGCCTGAACTACAAGGACGCACTCGCCATTACCGGCAAAGGTAAAATCATCCGAAACTTTCCGATGGTGCCTGGAATCGACTTCTCGGGTCATGTTCACGCGAGTGAAGATCCGCGTTTCCACGTTGGACAGCAGGTGCTGTTAACGGGCTGGGGCGTGGGTGAAAACCATTGGGGCGGACTGGCCGCGCAAGCCCGCGTTAAAGGCGACTGGCTTGTGCCAATGCCAAAAGGCATGGACGGTCGCAAAGCGATGATCATCGGTACGGCTGGCTTTACGGCGATGCTGTGCGTAATGGCGCTGGAAGACGCGGGAATTCGTCCCGAATCAGGTGAAATCGTGGTAACCGGTGCAAGTGGCGGTGTAGGCAGTACCGCCATCACCCTGCTGCACAAATTAGGCTATCAGGTTGCCGCCGTTTCTGGTCGTGAAAGCACGCATGATTACCTGCGTTCACTGGGTGCAAACCGCATTCTGGGTCGTGAAGAGTTTGCTGAAACCCGTCCGCTGGAAAAACAAATCTGGGCAGGTGCGGTGGATACCGTGGGCGACAAAGTGCTGGCAAAATTACTGGCGCAGATGAATTACGGTGGATGCGTTGCCGCTTGCGGTCTGGCGGGGGGTTTTGCCCTACCAACCACCGTGATGCCGTTTATTCTGCGTAATGTGCGTCTGCAAGGTGTGGATTCCGTGATGACGCCTGCCGCACGCCGTACGCAGGCCTGGGAGCGACTGGTACGTGATTTACCGGAATCGTTCTATACCCAGAGCGCAACTGAAATCAGTCTTGGACAGGCACCTGAATTTGCTGAAAAAATCATGGACAACCAGTTCCATGGCCGCGCGCTGGTGAAGATTGCCTAA
- the yedY gene encoding sulfoxide reductase catalytic subunit yedY: MKNRKLTEADVTSESVFMLQRRQILKMLGISATALSLSPAAHADLLDWFKGNDRPKAPSGQPLDFTQPAQWQNKLALTPEDKVTGYNNFYEFGLDKADPAANAGSMKTDPWTLKIEGEVAKPLTLDHHDLTTRFPLEERIYRMRCVEAWSMVVPWVGFPLHKLLALVEPTSNAKYVSFQTLYSPEQMPGQKDRFIGGGLAYPYVEGLRLDEAMHPLTLLTVGVYGKALPPQNGAPIRLTVPWKYGFKGIKSIVSIKLTRERPPTTWNLAAPDEYGFLANVNPHVDHPRWSQATERFIGSGGALDVKRQPTLLFNGYADQVASLYRGINLQENF, from the coding sequence ATGAAAAACCGAAAACTGACGGAAGCCGACGTAACGTCCGAATCTGTCTTTATGTTACAGCGCCGCCAGATCCTGAAGATGCTTGGTATCAGCGCCACCGCGCTTTCACTTTCCCCTGCCGCTCATGCCGACCTGCTTGACTGGTTTAAAGGCAATGACCGCCCCAAAGCGCCCTCCGGACAGCCGCTGGATTTTACCCAACCCGCACAATGGCAGAATAAACTGGCACTGACGCCGGAAGATAAAGTCACCGGTTACAATAATTTTTATGAGTTTGGCCTGGATAAAGCGGACCCTGCCGCCAACGCAGGCAGTATGAAAACCGATCCCTGGACGCTCAAAATTGAAGGTGAAGTGGCAAAACCACTGACGCTGGATCATCACGATTTGACCACTCGATTCCCGCTTGAAGAGCGCATCTACCGCATGCGCTGCGTCGAAGCCTGGTCGATGGTCGTGCCATGGGTTGGCTTCCCGCTGCATAAACTGCTGGCGTTGGTTGAACCCACCAGCAATGCAAAATATGTCTCTTTCCAGACGCTTTACTCGCCGGAGCAAATGCCAGGACAAAAGGACCGGTTTATCGGCGGTGGGCTGGCGTATCCCTACGTGGAAGGGCTTCGTCTGGATGAAGCCATGCACCCATTGACGCTGCTGACCGTTGGCGTGTATGGCAAGGCGCTGCCGCCGCAAAACGGTGCGCCTATCCGCTTAACCGTGCCGTGGAAATATGGTTTTAAGGGCATCAAATCGATTGTCAGCATCAAACTGACTCGCGAGCGCCCCCCTACAACCTGGAATTTGGCCGCCCCTGACGAATATGGATTTCTGGCGAACGTGAACCCACACGTCGATCACCCGCGCTGGTCTCAAGCCACGGAGCGTTTTATCGGCTCGGGCGGTGCGCTGGACGTCAAACGCCAGCCGACATTGCTGTTTAACGGCTATGCGGATCAAGTCGCGTCTCTTTATCGGGGCATCAACTTGCAGGAGAATTTCTAA
- the yedZ gene encoding sulfite oxidase subunit YedZ produces MRLTAKQITGLKVILHLAGLLPFIWLFWAASQGYFSADPAKDIQHFTGRMALKFLLASLLISPLARYAKQPLLIRTRRLLGLWCFAWATLHLTSYALLELGINNLALLGSELISRPYLTLGIVSWVILLALTLTSTQYAQRKLGRRWQLLHNFVYLVAILAPIHYLWSVKILSPQPVIYALLALGLLAWRYKKFRQWWR; encoded by the coding sequence GTGCGTTTAACCGCAAAGCAGATTACCGGGTTAAAGGTGATTTTACACCTTGCCGGTTTGCTTCCTTTTATATGGTTATTCTGGGCGGCCAGTCAGGGCTATTTCAGCGCCGATCCGGCCAAAGATATCCAACATTTTACCGGTAGGATGGCTCTGAAATTTTTGTTAGCCAGCTTGCTGATTTCACCCCTGGCACGCTACGCTAAACAGCCATTATTGATCCGCACTCGCCGCCTTTTAGGCTTGTGGTGTTTTGCCTGGGCAACGCTCCATTTGACCAGTTACGCGTTGCTGGAACTGGGGATTAACAATCTGGCATTGCTCGGAAGCGAGCTAATATCGCGCCCGTATTTAACGCTAGGTATTGTAAGCTGGGTAATACTGCTTGCGCTGACGTTAACCTCAACACAGTATGCGCAGCGAAAATTGGGCAGACGCTGGCAATTGCTGCATAACTTCGTTTATCTCGTTGCGATCCTGGCGCCGATACATTACCTGTGGTCGGTAAAGATTTTATCGCCGCAACCTGTCATCTATGCGTTGCTCGCACTCGGGCTTCTGGCATGGCGTTACAAGAAGTTCCGCCAGTGGTGGCGATAA
- the aroQ gene encoding 3-dehydroquinate dehydratase produces the protein MADKFHILVLNGPNLNMLGTREPEKYGSLTLSEIVNRLSTEAASLNVELDHFQSNAEYAIIDRIHQAKDTVDYILINPAAFTHTSVAIRDALLAVSIPFIEIHLSNVHAREPFRHHSYLSDIATGVICGLGADGYSYALQTAVKRLSQSH, from the coding sequence ATGGCTGATAAATTCCACATCTTAGTTCTGAACGGACCGAACCTTAACATGCTCGGAACCCGTGAGCCGGAGAAGTATGGCTCTCTGACATTAAGCGAAATTGTTAACCGTCTGAGTACGGAAGCAGCGTCACTCAATGTGGAACTGGATCATTTTCAGTCAAATGCGGAGTACGCAATCATCGACCGAATTCATCAGGCTAAAGACACTGTGGACTATATCCTGATTAATCCGGCCGCGTTTACGCACACCAGTGTAGCTATCCGCGACGCACTGCTTGCCGTGAGCATCCCGTTTATCGAGATCCACCTGAGCAATGTGCATGCCCGTGAACCGTTCCGCCACCATTCATATCTGTCTGATATCGCCACGGGCGTTATCTGCGGACTTGGTGCTGACGGTTATTCATACGCTTTACAGACAGCGGTAAAACGCTTGTCACAATCACACTAA
- the accB gene encoding acetyl-CoA carboxylase biotin carboxyl carrier protein gives MDIRKIKKLIELVEESGISELEISEGEESVRISRAAPNVGYPVMQQAYAAPVMQQPALSNAVAPAAEAPVAAAAEISGHIVRSPMVGTFYRTPSPDAKAFIEVGQKVNVGDTLCIVEAMKMMNQIEADKSGTVKAILVESGQPVEFDEPLVVIE, from the coding sequence ATGGATATTCGTAAGATTAAAAAGCTGATCGAGCTGGTTGAAGAATCAGGCATCTCCGAACTGGAAATTTCTGAAGGCGAAGAGTCTGTACGCATCAGTCGTGCCGCGCCAAATGTTGGCTACCCAGTCATGCAGCAAGCTTATGCTGCACCTGTGATGCAACAGCCTGCTCTGTCTAACGCAGTCGCTCCGGCAGCAGAAGCGCCGGTTGCTGCAGCAGCAGAAATCAGTGGTCACATCGTACGTTCCCCAATGGTTGGTACTTTCTACCGCACCCCGAGCCCGGACGCGAAGGCGTTCATCGAAGTGGGTCAGAAAGTCAATGTAGGCGATACCCTGTGCATCGTTGAAGCCATGAAAATGATGAACCAAATCGAAGCAGACAAGTCTGGTACTGTGAAAGCGATTCTGGTCGAAAGTGGTCAGCCGGTAGAATTTGACGAGCCGCTGGTCGTCATCGAGTAA
- the accC gene encoding biotin carboxylase produces the protein MLDKIVIANRGEIALRILRACKELGIKTVAVHSSADRDLKHVLLADETVCIGPAPSVKSYLNIPAIISAAEITGAVAIHPGYGFLSENANFAEQVERSGFIFIGPKADTIRLMGDKVSAITAMKKAGVPTVPGSDGPLTDDMDANRAHAKRIGYPVIIKASGGGGGRGMRVVRSDTDLAQSIAMTKAEAKAAFSNDMVYMEKYLENPRHIEIQVLADGQGNAIYLAERDCSMQRRHQKVVEEAPAPGITPELRRYIGERCSKACVDIGYRGAGTFEFLFENGEFYFIEMNTRIQVEHPVTEMITGVDLIKEQLRIAAGQPLSIKQEEVIVKGHAVECRINAEDPNTFLPSPGKITRFHAPGGFGVRWESHIYAGYTVPPYYDSMIGKLICYGENRDVAIARMKNALQELIIDGIKTNIDLQVRIMNDEHFQNGGTNIHYLEKKLGLHEK, from the coding sequence ATGCTGGATAAAATTGTTATCGCCAACCGTGGCGAGATCGCATTGCGAATCCTTCGTGCCTGTAAAGAATTGGGCATTAAGACTGTTGCTGTGCATTCAAGCGCGGACCGCGATTTAAAACACGTATTACTGGCGGATGAGACGGTCTGTATCGGTCCGGCTCCGTCCGTAAAAAGTTATCTGAATATCCCGGCAATCATCAGCGCCGCTGAAATCACCGGCGCGGTGGCAATCCATCCGGGTTATGGCTTCCTCTCTGAGAATGCCAACTTTGCCGAGCAGGTTGAACGTTCTGGCTTTATCTTTATCGGCCCGAAAGCAGACACGATTCGCCTGATGGGTGACAAAGTCTCTGCAATCACCGCAATGAAGAAAGCTGGCGTACCAACTGTTCCTGGTTCCGACGGCCCTCTGACCGACGATATGGATGCTAACCGTGCCCATGCTAAACGCATTGGCTATCCGGTTATCATCAAAGCGTCCGGCGGCGGCGGCGGTCGTGGTATGCGCGTTGTACGTAGCGATACCGACCTGGCTCAGTCCATTGCCATGACCAAAGCTGAAGCGAAAGCGGCTTTCAGCAATGACATGGTTTACATGGAAAAATACCTGGAAAACCCACGTCACATCGAAATTCAGGTGTTGGCTGACGGTCAGGGTAACGCTATCTATCTGGCTGAGCGCGACTGCTCCATGCAGCGCCGTCACCAGAAAGTCGTTGAAGAAGCACCAGCGCCAGGCATCACGCCGGAACTGCGTCGCTACATCGGCGAGCGTTGCTCTAAAGCGTGCGTGGATATCGGTTATCGCGGTGCAGGTACGTTCGAGTTCCTGTTCGAAAACGGCGAGTTCTATTTCATCGAGATGAACACCCGTATTCAGGTTGAACACCCTGTCACCGAAATGATTACCGGTGTTGACCTGATTAAAGAACAGCTGCGTATCGCTGCGGGTCAGCCACTGTCCATCAAGCAGGAAGAAGTGATCGTCAAAGGTCATGCGGTAGAGTGTCGTATCAACGCCGAAGACCCGAACACCTTCCTGCCAAGCCCGGGTAAAATCACGCGTTTCCACGCGCCGGGCGGTTTTGGCGTGCGTTGGGAATCTCATATCTACGCTGGCTATACTGTGCCACCGTACTATGACTCAATGATTGGCAAGCTTATCTGCTATGGCGAAAATCGTGATGTGGCAATTGCCCGCATGAAGAACGCCTTGCAGGAACTGATCATCGACGGTATCAAAACCAACATTGATCTGCAGGTTCGTATCATGAACGACGAGCATTTCCAGAACGGTGGAACGAACATCCACTATCTGGAGAAAAAACTCGGTCTTCACGAAAAATAA
- a CDS encoding membrane protein: MDKRFVQAHKEARWALWLTLLYLVAWLVTAYLPDSTAGFTGLPHWFEMACLLMPLVFIVLCWLMVRFIFRDISLEDSDAN, from the coding sequence ATGGACAAGCGTTTTGTTCAAGCCCATAAAGAAGCGCGCTGGGCGCTGTGGCTGACCCTTCTCTACCTTGTTGCTTGGTTAGTGACTGCTTACTTACCTGATTCGACCGCGGGGTTTACCGGCCTTCCACACTGGTTCGAAATGGCCTGCCTTCTGATGCCGCTGGTTTTTATTGTGCTGTGCTGGCTGATGGTGCGTTTTATCTTCCGCGATATCTCTTTGGAGGATAGCGATGCAAACTGA
- the panF_1 gene encoding sodium/panthothenate symporter: MQTEIIAVLIIYLFVVFGLSAYAMRKRSTGSFLSEYFLGSRSMGGFVLAMTLTATYVSASSFIGGPGAAYKYGLGWVLLAMIQVPTIWLSLGILGKKFAILARRYNAITLNDMLQARYQNRAVVWIASVSLLVAFVGAIAVQFIGGARLLETAAGIKYENGLLIFGITIALYTAFGGFRASVLNDTMQGMVMLIGTLVLLVGVIYAAGGLGNAVETLEKIDPKLVSPHGADDILTPAFMTSFWVLVCFGVIGLPHTAVRCISYKDSKAVHRGIIIGTVVVSLLMLGMHLAGR; encoded by the coding sequence ATGCAAACTGAAATCATCGCCGTTCTGATTATTTATCTCTTCGTGGTATTCGGCCTTTCGGCTTACGCCATGCGCAAACGCAGCACCGGCTCGTTTCTCAGTGAGTATTTCCTGGGCAGCCGCTCGATGGGCGGTTTCGTTCTGGCGATGACGCTGACGGCAACCTATGTGAGCGCCAGCTCGTTTATCGGTGGCCCGGGTGCGGCGTATAAATATGGGCTGGGCTGGGTGCTGCTGGCGATGATTCAGGTCCCGACCATCTGGTTATCGCTGGGCATTTTAGGTAAAAAATTCGCGATTCTTGCCCGACGATACAATGCAATCACGCTGAATGACATGTTGCAGGCGCGCTACCAAAACCGCGCAGTGGTTTGGATCGCCAGCGTCAGTCTGCTGGTGGCATTCGTCGGTGCAATTGCCGTGCAATTCATCGGTGGCGCGCGATTGCTGGAAACCGCTGCGGGCATTAAATACGAAAATGGCCTGTTGATTTTCGGCATTACCATCGCGCTGTACACCGCGTTTGGCGGTTTCCGTGCCAGCGTGTTGAACGACACCATGCAAGGCATGGTGATGCTGATAGGCACGCTGGTGCTGCTGGTTGGCGTGATTTACGCGGCCGGCGGTTTGGGCAATGCGGTAGAAACGCTGGAGAAGATCGATCCGAAGCTGGTGAGCCCCCACGGTGCGGACGACATTCTTACCCCGGCATTTATGACGTCATTCTGGGTGCTGGTGTGCTTTGGCGTGATCGGTCTGCCCCATACCGCCGTGCGCTGTATCTCTTATAAAGACAGCAAAGCGGTTCACCGCGGAATTATTATCGGCACTGTCGTGGTGTCGCTGCTGATGCTGGGAATGCACCTGGCAGGGCGCTAG
- the panF_2 gene encoding sodium/panthothenate symporter: protein MVQVLPPWAAGLFLAAPMAAIMSNVNAHLLQASATIIKDLWLSAQPTKIHNEHRLKRISTWTTLVLGILMMLAAWRPPEMIIWLNLLAFGGLEAVFLWPLVLGLYWERANAAGALSGMIVGGVLYAVLATFKIQYLGFHPIVPSLLLSLLAFVVGNRFGQPVPQAAVISTHK, encoded by the coding sequence ATGGTGCAAGTATTACCGCCGTGGGCCGCGGGTTTGTTCCTCGCCGCGCCAATGGCGGCCATAATGTCGAATGTGAATGCACATTTGTTGCAAGCCTCTGCCACGATCATTAAAGATCTGTGGCTCAGCGCACAACCCACTAAAATCCATAATGAGCATCGCCTGAAGCGTATCTCAACCTGGACAACGCTGGTGCTGGGCATTTTGATGATGCTTGCCGCATGGCGTCCACCGGAGATGATCATCTGGTTAAACCTGCTGGCATTCGGCGGACTGGAGGCGGTGTTCCTGTGGCCGCTGGTGCTCGGTCTGTACTGGGAACGCGCAAATGCGGCGGGTGCGCTCAGCGGAATGATTGTGGGTGGCGTACTGTACGCGGTGCTCGCCACGTTTAAAATTCAGTATCTGGGCTTCCATCCGATTGTGCCTTCGTTACTGTTAAGTTTGCTGGCGTTTGTGGTGGGGAACCGTTTCGGTCAACCCGTCCCACAGGCGGCCGTCATTTCTACTCATAAATAA
- the prmA gene encoding 50S ribosomal protein L11 methyltransferase gives MPWIQLKLNTTGANAEELSDALMEVGSVSITFQDTHDTPVFEPLPGETRLWGDTDVIGLFDAETDMKDVVAILENHPLLGAGFVHKIEQLEDKDWEREWMDNFHPMQFGKRLWICPSWRDVPDANAVNVMLDPGLAFGTGTHPTTSLCLQWLDGLDLEGKTVIDFGCGSGILAIAALKLGAAKAIGIDIDPQAIQASRDNAERNGVSDRLELYLPNDQPEAMRADVVVANILAGPLRELAPLISVLPVEGGLLGLSGILASQADSVCEAYTERFALDPVVEKEEWCRITGRKK, from the coding sequence ATGCCGTGGATCCAACTAAAACTGAATACAACCGGCGCGAACGCCGAAGAACTGAGTGATGCGTTAATGGAAGTCGGATCGGTTTCCATTACTTTCCAGGACACGCATGACACGCCGGTGTTTGAACCCTTGCCCGGCGAAACGCGCCTGTGGGGTGATACCGACGTCATCGGCCTGTTTGACGCAGAAACTGACATGAAAGACGTCGTGGCGATTCTGGAAAACCACCCGCTTCTGGGCGCAGGATTTGTGCATAAAATCGAGCAACTGGAAGACAAAGACTGGGAACGCGAGTGGATGGATAATTTCCACCCGATGCAGTTCGGCAAACGTCTGTGGATCTGCCCAAGCTGGCGCGATGTGCCGGATGCCAATGCCGTAAACGTGATGCTCGATCCGGGCCTGGCGTTTGGTACGGGTACCCATCCAACCACCTCTCTGTGCCTGCAATGGCTTGATGGACTGGATCTGGAAGGGAAAACGGTGATCGATTTCGGCTGTGGATCCGGGATCCTCGCCATTGCCGCACTGAAACTCGGCGCCGCCAAAGCGATCGGGATCGATATCGATCCGCAGGCAATTCAGGCCAGCCGCGATAATGCCGAGCGAAACGGGGTGTCCGATCGCCTTGAACTGTATTTACCTAATGACCAGCCAGAAGCCATGAGAGCGGATGTCGTGGTCGCAAATATCCTGGCAGGCCCGTTACGTGAGCTGGCACCGTTAATCAGCGTGCTGCCCGTTGAGGGCGGTTTACTGGGGCTTTCCGGTATTCTGGCCAGCCAGGCAGACAGCGTGTGTGAAGCCTACACTGAGCGCTTCGCTCTCGATCCGGTGGTTGAGAAAGAAGAGTGGTGTCGCATTACAGGTCGTAAGAAGTAA